The Verrucomicrobiota bacterium DNA segment ACAACAACCGGGAGCTTCGCCGCCGCCTGTCGCCAAACCCTCCGATGTGATCGACGTCTGAACGTAAATCCGCTGTTGAACCGCAGATACTGTAGAACGCGGATGAACGCAGAGGGGGGCTGTGAAAATCGTGGCCTCCACCCAGCGGGTGTGCGGCGGCTTCCGGTTCGTGGGCTTCCCAGATTCAGACCGCACTAACTGGTTAGTTGGTTGGTTGGCGTAAATTCTCTTCCGGGGTAGCGGGATTATCTGCGGCGGCGCGGCGATCATCTGCAAAGCGCCGCGGCTTGTGCCGGCTTGAGAATCGCGCCGGATCGGAGACCGGCGCTCCGAGGTTCATGGGCAGCCCAGCGTTGGGGCCGGATTCAAGGCAGAGACAAACAGAGGAAGACCCAGTTCAGAGTCAGTAGAATGAGCCAGAAGCGGAACGAAAACGAAACCCCAAGAATCCGAGAAGTCCGAGTCGGAACACGAAAGCGCGGGACCGCGAGCCAGAACAAGAACCAAACGAAGGCTGCGCAGACAGCCAGAAAGACCAGGGGATTAAGAACGAACGCCGGGGCAAACTCCAGGCGAGCGACGGAGGCCAAACAACGAGTCGCGCCACAAAGAGGACAAGGCAATCCCGTCAAGAGGCGCATCCCGCAAGCAGGCCAGGCGACAGCCAAGTTAGTAAGGAATGCCGCCAGGTTAATGGAGCCTAGCGCGCCCAGCAGGAGCAATGGCGGAACCAATCGCCAACCGGGTAAGGGTGTCTGGAGTCGCGGCGGTTCTATTTCAGGGGGCCGCCGGTGCGCCACGGTGGAGAGGCCGCATCTCATGAATCAGTTTTTCGCAGTCGCCCCGCGCAGGATGGCAATACTGCTCCCCAGCGCCCAGAGCCACGCTGCGGCAAACAAGAGAACACCTGTGACGGCCTTGGCCAGATGCGGACCAGGCTCCACAGGCAGGTGCTTGAGCGCCCACCAGACTTTCACCAGCCAAAAGGCCCAGCTGAGCGTTAAACCAAACCCGGCGAGGGAGAGCGCCATTTGCACCAGGCCCACGACACGCCCCACAATCCATGAACCCAGACCGGGCAGAACGAGCAGGTTCGCAGCGACGCAGGCCCAGGCCGTAGGACGATCAAGCGGACGTGGTGGAACCCGGGCCAAAAACATCTTCATAGGCGTACACTACCGCGCCGGTGGCGAGTGGCAACGTCACGAACACGCCGATCCCCAAAGCCAGCACACCTGCCAGGAGAATAACGAGTGTCAAAACGAAAAGCGCCAGGACCGACCACCAGGACATCCATGTGCGCGAGACGACCCTCCGGCTCAGTTCCAGAGCCGGCCAGAAATCGAGCCGCCGGTCGATGATCAGGAGGGGGCCAAACCCCAGCCACGCGACGATCAGATAGATGCCCGGCAGCACGCACAGGAATAGTCCAACCACGATCAGGACCGTGGTCACAATGCTGGCCAGCAAAAGTTGCACGAAGTTGATTTGAAAGCCGGCAAACGCGTCGGCGAAATCGGCTTCCTGGCCGCGAATTCGCTTCAAGAACAGCCAATAAAGCCCGGCCCACAGGACAAGGTTGAGGACGATGCCCGCGACCTGGCCGACCAGAGGCACGAACTCCAGCGCAACGTGAATTAGAAGCATGACCGCCGACGCGCCGGCCAGCAGCCAGAAGTTCTGCCGCAGCAGTGTCCAGCTCCGCGTGATGCAAAGACCGATGTCGAGCAACTCCGCCCGCCGCGCGTATTCGTCAGCCAGCGAAGCCGTATCCGCAGCCGATAGAGAAGTTGGCGGACTCGAGCTAGAGGGAATCTGCGCCGCCAGGGCGTCGGCAAACTCCGGGAAGCTCCCCAGCGTTTTCCACTCGTTCGCCCCATCGATTTGCGCCCGGGTATCGCGGTTGGCCCGGCCTTCCAAAATCCATTGGCGGACTTGGTCCGGGCTGACCGGACCGTACTCTTGCTGATCGCCTCCGATGATTCTGTACATAAACGCCGTGACGCGGACGCGGCGTCAGTGAGGAAGGTTTTTGAGGATTCTCTCGAAGATGTCCGTGGTCTTAATCAAGACCGCGAACAAGATGTAATCCACCAGCGCGATAATGATCCCCGCCCAGGCCAGCCCGGTCCCGGAATACTGCTGCCGGTTTCGGTTGACTTGCACCAGTCCGATGCAGGAAAAAATCAGTCCCAG contains these protein-coding regions:
- a CDS encoding DUF2752 domain-containing protein, encoding MRCGLSTVAHRRPPEIEPPRLQTPLPGWRLVPPLLLLGALGSINLAAFLTNLAVAWPACGMRLLTGLPCPLCGATRCLASVARLEFAPAFVLNPLVFLAVCAAFVWFLFWLAVPRFRVPTRTSRILGVSFSFRFWLILLTLNWVFLCLSLP
- a CDS encoding DUF4175 domain-containing protein codes for the protein MKMFLARVPPRPLDRPTAWACVAANLLVLPGLGSWIVGRVVGLVQMALSLAGFGLTLSWAFWLVKVWWALKHLPVEPGPHLAKAVTGVLLFAAAWLWALGSSIAILRGATAKN